agcagaacaatagccttgtctattagcagggctattagCAGAACAATAGACTAGTCTATTCGCAGGGCTATTAGCAGAACAATAGACTTgtctattagcagggctattagcagaacaataggcttgtctattagcagggctattagCAGAACAATAGGCTTGTCTATAAGGGCTATTAGCAGAACAATAGAATTgtctattagcagggctattagcagaacaataggcttgtctattagcagggctattagCAGAACAATAGGCTTGTCTATTAGCAGAACAATAGAAGTgtctattagcagggctattagcagaacaatagacttgtctattagcagggctattagCAGAACAATAGGCTTGTCTATTAGCAGGGCTATCAGCAGAACAATAGACTTgtctattagcagggctattagcagaacaatagacttgcctagaaggagggcagggggagaattctatcgtcaaatgtatttattaggtTGGCTGTATCAAGCATCATCTGTGTCAGGGGAGGttttggctggccgggatgttcttctctccctctaaaaacatcaATAAATATTTTGCCGtttataaatattattttatCCTTCGTTCAGATTACAATCGCTTACTTTAGTTTTATTGAGAACTAAATATCTCCAGATTATCGTTATATATAGCCTACCCAATGTGGAtgactatttcagcaccgtttcgctCTGCTCTGAGACAAGGATGGAGAAACgaaaatgttcaattatattccatgatattctttttttgaaaacgaaatcatctccaaaatattgtataTATTATCAAGATGATGGGACAGTTATATAGCCCCGGCacctcattcatggctttggatcatttacatttacatttaagtcatttagcagacgctcttatccagagcgacttacaaattggtgcattcaccttatgatatcagtggaacaaccactttacaatagaacatctaaatctttttaggggggggggttagaaggattactttatcctatcctaggtattccttaaagaggtggggtttcaggtgtctccggaaggtggtgattgactccgctgtcctggcgtcgtgagggagcttgttccaccattggggtgccagagcagcgaacagttttgactgggctgagcgggaactgtgcttccgcagaagtaggggggccagcaggccagaggtggatgaacgcagtgccctcgcttgggtgtagggcctgatcagagcctgaaggtagtatgttcttacaaaaaaaggttttaaattctctagtacagccactattgaaggctatcgAATGATTCTCAAAGATAccatctggtggtcaaactagcacaaACTAGCATTAACCTCttcactatagggggcagtattttcacggccggatgaaaaacgtacccaaattaaactgcctcctactcagactcagaaggtaggatatgcatatgtcatgacgttgccctctttgggtacagcgagcacagttgaccccctccccctgcaccatccccctacttctgcaccatctccctctgtctcctacacccaggctgctgtggtcagaaggcggtcgtaaattccaaagggaatgtcctgcctcatggccacagttttgagacagagtggtttcatagagagacaaagtaattcttccacctcacaggacggggggaaccgaacgacatttatgttctggagaaggtataaaagatcggtgaagactccagctacgaactggtccgtttggtacaattttgtgaaactcatgagagacaatacggccatattaccataataaggtttatatactagcctcagcgatgagacttacatcgaatggttgtataaaattaatgaataaggataaagctatttggaatatgttgggatgcttgtaagatattaatgtgagagaattgtattttctgtttaaagttttaccaagtcatcggcacgcccccagggacacagacaggacaaggcgtcatgtgacagccttttctacgttcagtatatgaacccccacccagggtttatttcgccagaccagcttacctccataacaagagggccaaggtttgaccatgcattcctctactgaactttaaccataccacatgcttaaactattagactaccgacagaataagaacaagtctttgatattaattactagtctgcagctaggaattcggtatcattgaacgcgaagaccgccgaaacatctcttctataacgacattaatgaatgtcactttgaaagatccagtctaaccgagagagagagagagagagaacgcgaggacaagaactctccaacagaacagaacttttCAACATCCCGACGACAccctgagcgtaaatatatatattgattgcaattgttcccgaatgagtgagcgttcatgtgcaaaggattagcattccAATTGTATAATATTCATCTCTGAACCAACtcttttgtttaacctgttagggctaggtggcagtatttacaccgccggataaaaaacatacccgatttaatctggttaccactcctacccagtaactagaatatgcatatacttattagatatggatagaaaacaccctaaagtttctaaaactgtttgaatggtgtctgtgagtataacagaactcatatggcaggcaaaaacctgagagattcctttacaggaagtggcctgtctgaccatttcttggccttctttctcatctctatccattacaaaggatctctgctgttacgtgacacttcctacggctccaatgggctctcagagcccgggaaaagctgaatgacgtaattcaaagccctggctgaaacacacgagcgcttttgctaagtggtctatcagaggacaaagggcttaggctcgtgcactggccgcccccgtctttctgtttttccctctatttaccgaaacgcagattcccggtcggaatattatcgcttttttacgagataaattgcataaaaattgattttaaacagcggttgacatgctttgaagtacggtaatggaatatttagacattttttgtcacgaaatgcgccatgcgcacgaccctgatttaccatttcggatagtgtctagaacgcacaaacaaaaagccgctgtttggatataacgatggattatttgggaccaaaccaacatttgttattgaagtagaagtcctgggagtgcattctgacgaagaacaggaaagataataacatttttcttatagtaaatctgattttggtgaaggctaaacttgccgggtgtctaaatagctagcccgtgatggctgggctatgtacttagaatattgcaaaatgtgctttcaccaaaaagctattttaaaatcggacatatcgagtgcatagaggagttctgtatctataattcttaaaataattgttatgctttttgtgaacgtttatcgtgagtaatttagtaaattgttagtaaattccccggaagtttgcggggggtatgctagttctgaacgtcacatgctaatgtaaaaagctgttttttgatataaatatgaacttgattgaacaaaacatgcatgtattgtataacataatgtcctaagtgtgtcatctgatgaagatcatcaaaggttagtgctgcatttagctgtcttctgggtttttgtgacattatatgctagcttgaaaaatgggtgtctgattatttctggctgggtactctgctgacataatctaatgttttgctgtcgttgtaaagcctttttgaaatcggacagtgtggttagattaacctgttagggctagggggcagtattgacacggctggataaaaaaacatacccgatttaatctggttaccactcctacccagtaactagaatatgcatatacttattacatatggatagaaaacaccctaaattttctaaaactgtttgaatggtgtctgtgagtataacagaactcatttggcaggcaaaaccctgagacattttctgacaggaagtggatacctgatgtgttgtattacctttaaacctatcccattgaaaaacacaggggctgaggaatattttggcacttcctattgcttccactagatgtcaccagcctttacaaagtgttttgagtcttctggagggagatctgaccgaacaagagccatggaacgatgatggcccattagacacctggcgcgcgagttcatgttgggtaccctcgttccaatacgttataaaagagtatgcattcgtcaaccttgaatattattcatgttctggttaaaaaggccctaatgatttatgctatacaacgtttgacatgtttgaacgaacgtaaatatattttttcccctcgttcatgacgagaagtccggctggcttagatcatgtgctaacaagacggagatttttggacataaatgatgagctttttttaacaaaactacattcgttatggacctgtgatacctggaagtgacatctgatgaagagaatcaaaggtaatggattatttacatagtattttcgattttagatctccccaacatgacgtctagtctgtatcgcaacgcgtatttttctgggcgcagtgctcagattattgcaaagtgtgatttcccagtaaggttatttttaaatctggcaagttgattgggttcaagagatgtaaatctataattctttaaatgacaatataatattttaccaatgttttctaattttaattatttaatttgtggtgttgacttgactgccggttattggagggaaacgatttcctcaacatcaatgccatagtaaaacgctgtttttggatataaatatgaacttgatagaactaaaaatgcatgcattgtctaacataatgtcctaggagtgtcatctgatggagattgtaaaaggttagtgcatcattttagctggttttatggttttggtgaccctgtctttgaattgacaaaacattacacacaactcttgtaaatgtactgtcctaacatactctaaatttatgctttcgccgtaaaacctttttgaaatcgtaaaacgtggttagattaaggagatgtttatctttcaaagggtgtaaaatagttgtatgtttgaaaaatttgaattttgacatttatttggattcaaatttgccgctcttgaaatgcacctgctgttgatggagtgcaccacgggtgggacgctagcgtcccacctagcccatagaggttaacgagagtcttgtctttaaaatgctgtaaaatagtcatatgtttgagaaattgaagtaatagcatttctaaggtatttgaaaatcgcgccacaggattcaactggcttttACGTAGGtaggacgatttggtgccacctagcccagagaggttaacaagccgccatgccggtttagcccactagggcacattcctctaccatttctttgtaacgatacctactgttttgtatgcctttctgtgaattacttagtttagtaaataaatgattttaagacaattgacgtATGGATGACTCACAGTGaggactgggttcgtgcagataattAACAATTTACGACgcttggaatgagactgacgaggtaaaaatacATCATTAAATCAGAGGACTCatagatcagatattataatgtctgaaagttatattagggaaattataactttgtaatctgaatattttccttggtgccccgacctcctagttaaccttttatggctaggggggcagtattttcacggctggataaaaaacgtacccgatttaatctgattattagtcctgcccagaaactagaatatgcatataattattagctttggatagaaaacactccaaagtttctaaaactgtttgaatggtgtctgtgagtataacagaactcatttggcaggccaaaacgtgagaagattctgtacaggaagtaccctgtctgaccatttcttgaacttctttgccatctctatccattacaaaggatctctgctctaacgtgacacttcctacgtcttccataggctctcagagcccaggaaaaacctgaatgtcgtcattccagccccaggctgaaacacattatcgcctttctcaagtggccgatcaaaggactgtgggcttaggcgcgtgcactggccgccccgtctttgtgttttttcctctgtttaccgaaaaggagattcccggtcagaatattatggCTTTTTtccgagataaattgcataaaaattgattttaaacagcggttgacatgcttcgaagtacggtaatggaatatttagaatttttttgtcacgaaatgcgccatgcgctcgaccctgatttaccatttcggatagtttctggaacacacgaacaaaacgccccccatcggatataacgatggattatttggaaccaaaccaacatttgttattgaagtagcagtcctgggagtgcattctgacgaagacaacaaaaggtaatcaaacttttgtaatagtaaatctgattttggtgaaggctaaacttgccgggtgtctaaatagctagcccgtgatggctgggctatgtacttagaatattgcaaaatgtgcattcaccaaaaagctattttaaaatcggacatatcgagtgcatagaggagttctgtatctataattcttaaaataattgttatgctttttgtgaacgtttatcgtgagtaatttagtaaattgttagcaaattccccggaagttgcgggggtatgctagttctgaacgtcacatgctaatgtaaaaagctgttttttgatataaatatgaacttgattgaacaaaacatgcatgtattgtataacataatgtcctaggtgtgtcatctgatgaagatcatcaaaggttagtgctgcatttagctgtcttctgggtttttgtgacattatatgctagcttgaaaaatgggtgtctgattatttctggcttggtactctgctgacataatctaatgttttgctttcgctgtaaagtctttttgaaatcagacagtgtggttagataaaggagagtcttgtctttaaaatgctgtgaaatagtcatatgtttgaaaaattgaagtttttgtatttttgaggaatttgtcattcgcgccacgcctatcattggatattggagcaggtgttccgctagcggaacgtctagatgtaagaggttttaattaattgttatatattttgtcaatgtttatgatgagtatttctgtaaattatggTGCCCATACACCGGATATtttggggtgaatacattttctgaacgtcacgcaccaatgtaaaatgggttttttggatataaatatgaacttgatggaacaaaaattgcatgtattgtctaacataatgtcctaggagtgtcatctgatgaagatcgtcaaaggttagtgcatcattttagctggttttgtgcttttggacggcgacccttgctttgaaaatgtctgtccttgctaagaaaatggctgtgttgttgtttttttgctgtggtggtatcctaacataatctaatgttttgctttcgctgtaaagcctttttgaaatcggacaacgtggttggattcagaagaggtttatctttcaaatggtgtaaaatagttttatgtttgagaaatgtttattattagattttttatgttttgaatatcacgccctgctgttccattggctgttggctaggggttcccctggcggaacggggttcccctggcggaacgtctgtccacaacaggttaatggtaaaagtggctgacacttaaataacgtgccatagaattctgcggcaccatACAAGCTGTCTTTTAAAGGACGAACCACGGTACACTACaaggtggacaccccttcataaaATTGGTGCTGTCTTTTCAATGAATTTACCTTCTAACCTTGTTAAACGAAAACAAGCTTCAATCATTACTCATCATCCTTCTCTACAGGGGGAAATGGAAGCTCATCCAGAGTCTGCAGCTCATCAGTCCAATCGTCCTCTGAAAGGAGCATTAAACATGACAGCTGCTGAGATCTTATTAGCCTTTACTATTAGGAGGCACAGATAGCcttataataataacaataatatatagTTAATAATAATCAGGCAAACTAAGCAAAAAATGCACGCTGCTGCCCAGCCACCGCTGCAACCCCAACTTCCAAACAGGGATTCCAACCAAGTTGCAAGCATCCACTCTGGTTTTGGGGGATTTTTCTTAGCAGCAGTGGCGAGATCAGTCACATTAGGAGAGTGATCTGGGAGAACAAAAATACAACATTCATTGCCAATGATTGCACAAGAGCCCCCTTGACCTGCCAGAAGATAGTCAAGAGCCTCTCTGTTTTGCAGAGATAACTTAAGCAATTCTTTTAGTTCCCTATTCAATTGTTCCAGGGCATTTCTACTAGCATTGCCAattttctctctgtgtctagagaTGTCATGAATTTGGTCTAGGGCACATACAACTCCATACCCAGAGAAAAACACACCAAAGAACCTGGAGGCAGGTGCCTGAGCGTGAGTGACGTCAGCTAGAGACCTCTTATCTCTCCTCATTCCAGGAAGTTTGTAGTGTTTAAACAGAGCCATCAGATCCCTCTCATTATTTGGAACGGTTCTCATAGCTGTTACCACAAACCCAACAGTACAAGTACCTCCCCAGTTCGAGGGCAGGCTATAGTAAGCCATCTTACCACACAGccaataggtgccatttggggctcCTCTCAGAGTTGTACTATGTCTGTCAACCCACATTTTAAATGGTTCCTTATCTGCCTGACCATTCTCCTGTATTACTGTTAAATCGCAAGCATTTGATCCATTAAGATTCATAGtacaattacatttcaattcaCCCAAATGATGATCTCCATATCCTCTAATACACCAAGGGGCAGTCATCACCCCAGCCACTGAAATGGGCAAGATTGAGACATTACCAGGCCTCAGGTAATAGGATATATTGGGTTGATTATATACCTTAACATTGTTGGTCATAGTATTAAAAGGTATTTTTCCTGCCAATGCTATAGTAAAGTTTACCCATATTGGGACTCCCATAAGTGTCAAGCCTGCCCCTACCTTAACCGGACCCATCCCACACACCCAACAGTCATTTTCTTTGGATGTCTTGTTGGCAACCATTTCTGCTCTAGATAAGAACAAATTGTCCTCATGTTGGTGAGGTCCCAGCAGGGCTGTCCTTCTACGATGACCATCTACTTCTAGTCCATTACTACAGGTCTGCATTGGTTCCTTTGGCTCAGGACTCCTTCTGTCATTACCATCTACTTCTGGGCCACTACTACAGGCCTGCGTTGGTTCCTTTGGCTCAGGACTCCTTCTGTCATTACCATCTACTTCTGGGCCACTACTACAGGCCTGCGTTGGTTCCTTTGGCTCAGGA
The Salmo salar unplaced genomic scaffold, Ssal_v3.1, whole genome shotgun sequence DNA segment above includes these coding regions:
- the LOC123732969 gene encoding uncharacterized protein; its protein translation is MGPHQFLIQKKMGLNQFRWCSVALICVSTGMLIRTVGCPLVGKLTDGEISPEPKGPMQAQSSGPEVNGNDRMSPESKGLSLAQSSGPEVDGNDRRSPEPKEPTQACSSGPEVDGNDRRSPEPKEPTQACSSGPEVDGNDRRSPEPKEPMQTCSNGLEVDGHRRRTALLGPHQHEDNLFLSRAEMVANKTSKENDCWVCGMGPVKVGAGLTLMGVPIWVNFTIALAGKIPFNTMTNNVKVYNQPNISYYLRPGNVSILPISVAGVMTAPWCIRGYGDHHLGELKCNCTMNLNGSNACDLTVIQENGQADKEPFKMWVDRHSTTLRGAPNGTYWLCGKMAYYSLPSNWGGTCTVGFVVTAMRTVPNNERDLMALFKHYKLPGMRRDKRSLADVTHAQAPASRFFGVFFSGYGVVCALDQIHDISRHREKIGNASRNALEQLNRELKELLKLSLQNREALDYLLAGQGGSCAIIGNECCIFVLPDHSPNVTDLATAAKKNPPKPEWMLATWLESLFGSWGCSGGWAAACIFCLVCLIIINYILLLLL